From the Penicillium oxalicum strain HP7-1 chromosome V, whole genome shotgun sequence genome, one window contains:
- a CDS encoding Mitochondrial escape protein 2 — protein sequence MGAPPMGRVSLWATSGRVSHSHMRGRLTPPRCFPPISRRNASSVQSGHIKLEQNEGILYLNNIFPQRLQWFLRGPLSHVQPLEGTLKKINRPDLAASDPEAIARLACPKSLGLEVKEVVPRYKEGGAFIKYARNPETSDEELRAAIQDHLKKNPIRPWYSPLQNSEADLVQGRPWIEDMARIPSQTLRVEFLPDSAEGKAVELTQETLYTLFRPFGKLLDIQPQPSDSKVEPRYAILRFSRPRFAVMARNCMHGYVVREAEGGGKAGTRFKINYERKIKLSVIKDWIMNHPRIVIPALAALLATLTVIIFDPIRTFFITLKIKASHHTEDNAAIQWIRRQVSKANRMYFGNRRTDPRGLAAIWEDRQNDISQLRAWLTETVETFIVIHGPRGSGKRELVFDQALKDHKYKVVIDCKQLQDARGDTAKISRAAAQVGYRPIFSWMNSISSWIDLAAQGMIGTKAGFSETLDAQLSKIWQNTAVAMKRVALESRNKNDKDANISDDEYLEAHPEKRPVVIIDNFAYDSEGDIVLDKLTEWAAGLTTSNIAHVIFLTTDSSYSKPLSKALPNQVFRTIGLGDCSPEVGRRFVMSHLDTEAESHKNVSDNKPARNLTGLDDCIKVLGGRITDLEFMAHRIEAGETPKAAVNRIVDQSASEIMKIFILGTDSATPQWTREQAWHLIKSLAHAKDGSLLYNKILLSDMFKENGEATLRALEQAELISVTSVQGFPKYIKPGKPVYQAAFQRLIENRTLEGRLDLSILGKLIGQENKSISKYEQELQLLGSLPKQPRELTSRIEWLLHKIQGSQSKILKYEADSAVLSKLLQHEK from the exons ATGGGAGCTCCCCCGATGGGAAGAGTCTCGCTATGGGCCACAAGTGGCCGAGTCAGTCATTCTCATATGAGGGGAAGACTGACTCCTCCTCGATGCTTCCCGCCAATCAGCCGACGCAATGCATCTTCTGTTCAATCTGGGCACATTAAGCTCGAGCAGAATGAAGGAATTCTCTATCTGAACA ACATCTTCCCGCAGCGCCTACAATGGTTCCTGCGCGGTCCTCTCAGCCACGTACAGCCTCTAGAGGGGACATTGAAAAAGATTAATCGCCCAGATCTGGCAGCATCTGATCCAGAAGCGATTGCTCGACTGGCTTGTCCGAAGAGTCTTGGACTTGAGGTTAAAGAAGTGGTCCCGAGGTACAAGGAAGGCGGAGCATTCATTAAATATGCCAGAAACCCCGAGACAAGCGACGAAGAGCTCAGAGCAGCGATTCAAGATCATCTGAAGAAAAATCCGATCAGACCTTGGTATAGCCCTTTGCAGAACTCGGAAGCAGATCTCGTGCAAGGCCGACCCTGGATTGAAGATATGGCCAGAATTCCCAGCCAAACCCTGCGAGTTGAATTTTTACCAGACTCTGCCGAGGGGAAAGCAGTTGAACTCACCCAGGAGACTCTCTATACTCTCTTTCGTCCATTTGGAAAACTTCTGGATATTCAGCCTCAGCCCTCTGACTCCAAAGTCGAGCCGCGGTACGCTATCTTGCGCTTCAGCCGGCCACGGTTTGCGGTGATGGCACGGAATTGCATGCATGGCTACGTCGTTCGTGAGGCTGAAGGGGGCGGTAAAGCAGGGACTCGCTTCAAGATCAACTACGAGCGCAAGATCAAGCTGTCTGTCATCAAAGATTGGATTATGAATCATCCGCGTATTGTTATCCCTGCTCTTGCAGCCTTGCTTGCCACCCTCACAGTCATCATTTTTGATCCAATTCGCACATTCTTCATCACATTGAAGATCAAGGCTTCTCACCACACCGAGGACAATGCGGCGATCCAGTGGATCCGCAGGCAAGTGAGCAAAGCGAATAGAATGTATTTTGGCAACCGGCGAACAGATCCTCGAGGCCTAGCAGCGATCTGGGAGGATCGACAAAATGATATTTCGCAGCTGCGAGCATGGCTGACAGAGACAGTGGAGACTTTCATTGTCATTCATGGTCCTCGGGGTTCTGGAAAACGAGAGCTTGTGTTTGACCAGGCATTGAAAGACCACAAATACAAGGTTGTCATCGACTGCAAACAACTACAAGATGCGCGAGGAGACACCGCCAAGATCTCCCGAGCTGCAGCTCAAGTGGGATATCGACCTATCTTTTCGTGGATGAACAGCATCAGCAGTTGGATTGACCTGGCCGCGCAAGGAATGATTGGGACCAAGGCCGGTTTCAGCGAAACCTTGGATGCTCAGCTCAGCAAAATTTGGCAGAACACGGCAGTTGCTATGAAGCGCGTCGCACTTGAAAGTCGAAATAAGAACGACAAGGACGCCAACATTAGTGACGACGAGTATTTGGAAGCACACCCTGAGAAGAGACCCGTGGTGATTATTGATAACTTTGCCTATGATTCTGAAGGCGATATTGTTCTCGACAAGCTCACAGAGTGGGCTGCCGGTTTGACTACCTCCAACATTGCCCatgtcatcttcctcactACCGATTCGTCGTACTCGAAGCCATTGAGCAAGGCACTACCGAACCAAGTCTTCCGGACTATCGGCCTGGGGGACTGTTCCCCCGAAGTGGGCCGCCGCTTTGTGATGAGCCACCTCGATACGGAAGCAGAGAGCCACAAAAATGTGTCTGACAACAAGCCGGCACGAAACTTGACTGGTCTAGATGATTGTATCAAAGTTTTGGGTGGGCGTATCACTGATCTTGAGTTCATGGCCCATCGCATTGAGGCTGGAGAAACGCCAAAAG CTGCGGTCAACCGGATCGTCGATCAATCGGCTTCTGAGATCATGAaaatcttcatcctcgggaCAGATTCGGCCACTCCGCAATGGACTCGTGAGCAAGCCTGGCACTTGATCAAGTCGTTGGCTCACGCCAAGGACGGTTCCCTTTTGTACAACAAGATCCTCCTATCAGACATGTTTAAAGAGAACGGCGAGGCTACTCTACGAGCTCTCGAGCAAGCGGAACTTATCTCGGTCACCTCTGTCCAAGGATTCCCCAAGTACATCAAGCCTGGCAAGCCCGTCTACCAAGCCGCTTTCCAACGCTTGATCGAGAACAGAACTCTGGAGGGTCGGCTTGACTTGTCAATCCTCGGGAAACTCATCGGACAGGAAAATAAAAGCATTAGCAAGTACGAGCAGGAGTTGCAATTGCTTGGATCACTGCCGAAGCAGCCTCGGGAATTGACATCCCGTATCGAATGGCTTTTGCACAAGATCCAAGGATCGCAGTCCAAGATTCTCAAATATGAGGCAGACAGTGCAGTTTTGTCCAAGCTATTGCAACATGAGAAATAA